The following coding sequences lie in one Girardinichthys multiradiatus isolate DD_20200921_A chromosome 13, DD_fGirMul_XY1, whole genome shotgun sequence genomic window:
- the si:ch211-81a5.8 gene encoding uncharacterized protein si:ch211-81a5.8 — protein MDSLMSLGAPLKQFTSCVSGTKNTKKRGNKGSQSVRRFSFTRRKSVSRRRSLPCNSQKVPDSWLREYQEELKKERKRQQAMLAKKNAERTVRRTQFRSHHCLPRHTPAARKHAPTKDDSFFGAFQGLSLDGLTGGAAGSPVVSAAGGGDQCNVM, from the exons ATGGATTCCCTCATGTCCCTGGGTGCTCCTCTGAAGCAGTTTACCAGCTGTGTGTCTGGCACAAAAAATACCAAAAAGAGAGGGAACAAGGGAAGCCAGTCCGTCCGCAGGTTTAGCTTCACTCGCAGAAAGAGCGTCAGCAGGAGGAGAAGCCTTCCCTGCAACAGCCAGAAAGTCCCAGACTCCTGGCTCAGGGAGTACCAGgaggagctgaagaaggagAG GAAACGTCAGCAGGCCATGCTGGCCAAGAAGAACGCTGAAAGAACCGTGCGGAGAACTCAGTTCAGGAGCCACCACTGCCTTCCAAGG CACACTCCTGCAGCCAGAAAACATGCACCCACAAAGGATGACTCCTTCTTCGGAGCCTTTCAGGGCCTCAGTCTGGACGGACTAACAGGAGGTGCCGCTGGATCTCCTGTTGTTTCTGCTGCAGGTGGAGGAGATCAGTGCAACGTTATGTGA
- the dnajc8 gene encoding dnaJ homolog subfamily C member 8 — translation MAAAGGESSSQNVSDELFQNFYTEVKQIEKRDSVLTSKQQIDRLLRPGSSYFNLNPFEVLQIDPEATDEELKKRFRALSILVHPDKNQDDTDRAQKAFEVVDKAYKLLLEPEQKKRAVDVVLAGKEYVEHMVKQKKKQLKKDGKPQDVEEDDPEMFRQAVYKQTMKLFAELEIKRKEREAKEMHERKRAREEEIEAAEKVKREREWQKNFEESRDGRVDSWRTFQTKGKTKEKKNRSFLKPPKVKMEQRE, via the exons ATGGCGGCCGCTGGAGGAGAGTCTTCCTCTCAGAATGTGTCGGATGAAttatttcaaaacttttatACTGAG gtgaagcagattgAGAAGAGGGACTCTGTGTTAACGTCCAAGCAGCAGATTGACAGGTTGCTAAGACCTGGATCATCGTACTTCAACCTCAACCCATTTGAG gtGCTGCAGATTGATCCAGAAGCAACAGACGAGGAGCTGAAGAAAAGATTTAGGGCG TTGTCTATTTTAGTCCATCCAGACAAAAACCAGGATGATACTGACAGAGCACAGAAAGCCTTTGAAG TTGTGGACAAGGCGTACAAACTCTTACTGGAACCTGAGCAGAAGAAGAGAGCAGTTGATGTGGTCCTAGCGGGAAAAGAATACGTGGAACATATG gtaaagcagaaaaagaaacaactgaaaaaagaTGGGAAACCACAGGATGTGGAGGAGGATGACCCTGAAATG TTCAGGCAAGCAGTGTACAAACAAACCATGAAGCTGTTTGCAGAGCTTGAAATCAAAAGGAAAGAAAGGGAAGCGAAGGAAATGCATGAAAG GAAAAGGGCAAGAGAAGAAGAAATTGAAGCAGCAGAGAAGGTAAAGCGGGAAAGAGAATGGCAGAAGAACTTTGAG GAATCAAGAGATGGACGGGTGGACAGTTGGAGGACCTTCCAAACTAAAGGAAAAACCAAAGAGAAAAAGAACAGGTCCTTCCTTAAACCCCCAAAAGTTAAGATGGAACAGAGGGAGTGA
- the LOC124879235 gene encoding heterogeneous nuclear ribonucleoprotein R isoform X2 yields the protein MAAAEVNGSSAPTKEEEEPMDVTTTHTENYQTLLDAGLPQKVAESLDNIFQTGLVAYADLDERAIDALREFNEEGALTVLQQFKESDLSHVQNKSAFLCGVMKTYRQREKQGSKVQESTKGPDEAKIKALLERTGYTLDVTTGQRKYGGPPPESVFTGTQPGIGTEVFVGKIPRDLYEDELVPLFESAGPIWDLRLMMDPLSGQNRGYAFITYCNKDDAQKAVKLCDNHEIRPGKYLGVCISVANNRLFVGSIPKNKTRDSILEDFGKVTEGLQDVILYHQPDDKKKNRGFCFLEYEDHKSAAQARRRLMSGKVKVWGNPVTVEWADPVAEPDPEVMAKVKVLFVRKLATAVTEELLEKTFSQFGKLERVKKLKDYAFVHFEDRDAAVKAMEEMNGKELGGEEIEIVLAKPPDKKRKERQAARQTTRGSGYDDYYYYPPPRMPPPGRGRGRGGRGGYSYAPDYYGYEDYYDDYYGYDYHDYRGGYEDPYYGYEDMYSMRSRGTRPNRGGPPPPRARGAPPTRGRGGFAQRGPPLGGPRGARGGRGAPFQPQRGRGPRGARGNRGGNVGGKRKADVFNQPDSKRRQTNNQQNWGSQPIAQQPLQQGADYSGGEAKRAAPLE from the exons ATGGCTGCCGCTGAGGTGAATGGTAGCTCTGCTCCAacaaaggaggaagaggaaccCATGGATGTGACAACAACACATACAGAAAACTACCAAACTCTCCTTGATGCTGGGCTGCCCCAGAAAGTGGCTGAAAGTCTAGATAATATCTTCCAAACAG GCCTGGTGGCGTATGCAGACCTGGATGAAAGGGCTATTGATGCTCTGCGAGAGTTCAATGAAGAGGGAGCGCTTACTGTGCTGCAACAATTCAAAGAAAGTGACTTATCCCATGTTCAG AATAAAAGTGCTTTCCTTTGTGGGGTCATGAAGACATACAGGCAGCGAGAAAAACAAGGAAGCAAGGTCCAAGAGTCAACTAAGGGTCCAGATGAGGCAAAAATAAAG GCTCTGTTGGAGCGGACAGGCTACACTCTGGATGTGACGACAGGGCAGAGGAAGTACGGCGGTCCTCCCCCTGAGAGTGTGTTCACGGGCACACAACCAGGGATTGGAACTGAG GTGTTTGTTGGAAAAATCCCCAGGGATCTATATGAAGATGAGCTTGTGCCCCTCTTTGAGTCTGCTGGTCCCATCTGGGACCTGAGGTTAATGATGGACCCCCTATCTGGTCAGAACAGGGGTTATGCTTTCATCACTTACTGTAACAAAGATGATGCGCAAAAGGCTGTGAAGCTT tGTGATAACCATGAAATCCGCCCTGGGAAGTACTTGGGAGTGTGTATATCTGTTGCAAACAATCGCCTGTTTGTTGGATCGATTCCAAAGAACAAGACAAGAGACAGTATATTAGAAGACTTTGGCAAAGTCACAG AGGGCCTGCAAGATGTGATCTTGTATCACCAGCCGGATGACAAGAAGAAGAACCGTGGCTTCTGTTTCCTTGAGTATGAGGATCACAAGTCTGCAGCTCAGGCACGTCGCCGTCTAATGAGTGGGAAGGTCAAAGTTTGGGGTAACCCAGTCACAGTGGAGTGGGCTGACCCTGTCGCTGAACCTGACCCAGAAGTTATGGCTAAG GTAAAagttctctttgtgagaaagcTGGCTACAGCTGTGACTGAGGAGCTCCTTGAGAAGACATTCTCTCAGTTTGGGAAGCTAGAACGAGTGAAAAAGCTGAAAGATTACGCATTTGTCCATTTTGAAGATCGGGATGCTGCTGTAAAG GCTATGGAAGAGATGAACGGTAAGGAGCTCGGAGGGGAGGAAATCGAGATCGTTCTGGCAAAGCCCCCAGATAAGAAGAGGAAAGAGCGTCAGGCAGCCCGACAGACCACCAGGGGAAGCGG GTATGACGACTACTACTATTACCCACCTCCTCGCATGCCACCACCTGGCCGAGGAAGGGGCCGTGGTGGCCGAGGGGGCTATTCTTATGCTCCTGATTATTATGGCTATGAGGACTACTATGATGACTACTATGGCTATGACTATCATGACTACCGTGGCGGCTATGAGGACCCTTACTATGGCTATGAAGATATGTACAGCATGAGGAGCCGTGGTACCCGCCCCAACAGGGGTGGACCTCCACCCCCAAGGGCTCGTGGAGCTCCTCCAACACGAGGCCGGGGCGGCTTTGCCCAAAGAGGGCCACCCCTTGGTGGCCCGCGTGGTGCTCGGGGAGGACGGGGAGCACCCTTCCAGCCTCAGAGGGGCCGTGGTCCTCGCGGTGCCAGAGGCAATCGCGGGGGCAACGTTGGCGGAAAGAGGAAGGCAGATGTATTTAACCAGCCTGACTCCAAGCGCCGCCAGACCAACAACCAACAGAACTGGGGGTCCCAGCCCATCGCCCAGCAGCCCCTGCAGCAAGGGGCCGACTATTCCG GTGGAGAAGCAAAGCGAGCGGCACCACTAGAGTGA
- the LOC124879235 gene encoding heterogeneous nuclear ribonucleoprotein R isoform X3, which yields MAAAEVNGSSAPTKEEEEPMDVTTTHTENYQTLLDAGLPQKVAESLDNIFQTGLVAYADLDERAIDALREFNEEGALTVLQQFKESDLSHVQNKSAFLCGVMKTYRQREKQGSKVQESTKGPDEAKIKALLERTGYTLDVTTGQRKYGGPPPESVFTGTQPGIGTEVFVGKIPRDLYEDELVPLFESAGPIWDLRLMMDPLSGQNRGYAFITYCNKDDAQKAVKLCDNHEIRPGKYLGVCISVANNRLFVGSIPKNKTRDSILEDFGKVTEGLQDVILYHQPDDKKKNRGFCFLEYEDHKSAAQARRRLMSGKVKVWGNPVTVEWADPVAEPDPEVMAKVKVLFVRKLATAVTEELLEKTFSQFGKLERVKKLKDYAFVHFEDRDAAVKAMEEMNGKELGGEEIEIVLAKPPDKKRKERQAARQTTRGSGYDDYYYYPPPRMPPPGRGRGRGGRGGYSYAPDYYGYEDYYDDYYGYDYHDYRGGYEDPYYGYEDMYSMRSRGTRPNRGGPPPPRARGAPPTRGRGGFAQRGPPLGGPRGARGGRGAPFQPQRGRGPRGARGNRGGNVGGKRKADVFNQPDSKRRQTNNQQNWGSQPIAQQPLQQGADYSGFYVT from the exons ATGGCTGCCGCTGAGGTGAATGGTAGCTCTGCTCCAacaaaggaggaagaggaaccCATGGATGTGACAACAACACATACAGAAAACTACCAAACTCTCCTTGATGCTGGGCTGCCCCAGAAAGTGGCTGAAAGTCTAGATAATATCTTCCAAACAG GCCTGGTGGCGTATGCAGACCTGGATGAAAGGGCTATTGATGCTCTGCGAGAGTTCAATGAAGAGGGAGCGCTTACTGTGCTGCAACAATTCAAAGAAAGTGACTTATCCCATGTTCAG AATAAAAGTGCTTTCCTTTGTGGGGTCATGAAGACATACAGGCAGCGAGAAAAACAAGGAAGCAAGGTCCAAGAGTCAACTAAGGGTCCAGATGAGGCAAAAATAAAG GCTCTGTTGGAGCGGACAGGCTACACTCTGGATGTGACGACAGGGCAGAGGAAGTACGGCGGTCCTCCCCCTGAGAGTGTGTTCACGGGCACACAACCAGGGATTGGAACTGAG GTGTTTGTTGGAAAAATCCCCAGGGATCTATATGAAGATGAGCTTGTGCCCCTCTTTGAGTCTGCTGGTCCCATCTGGGACCTGAGGTTAATGATGGACCCCCTATCTGGTCAGAACAGGGGTTATGCTTTCATCACTTACTGTAACAAAGATGATGCGCAAAAGGCTGTGAAGCTT tGTGATAACCATGAAATCCGCCCTGGGAAGTACTTGGGAGTGTGTATATCTGTTGCAAACAATCGCCTGTTTGTTGGATCGATTCCAAAGAACAAGACAAGAGACAGTATATTAGAAGACTTTGGCAAAGTCACAG AGGGCCTGCAAGATGTGATCTTGTATCACCAGCCGGATGACAAGAAGAAGAACCGTGGCTTCTGTTTCCTTGAGTATGAGGATCACAAGTCTGCAGCTCAGGCACGTCGCCGTCTAATGAGTGGGAAGGTCAAAGTTTGGGGTAACCCAGTCACAGTGGAGTGGGCTGACCCTGTCGCTGAACCTGACCCAGAAGTTATGGCTAAG GTAAAagttctctttgtgagaaagcTGGCTACAGCTGTGACTGAGGAGCTCCTTGAGAAGACATTCTCTCAGTTTGGGAAGCTAGAACGAGTGAAAAAGCTGAAAGATTACGCATTTGTCCATTTTGAAGATCGGGATGCTGCTGTAAAG GCTATGGAAGAGATGAACGGTAAGGAGCTCGGAGGGGAGGAAATCGAGATCGTTCTGGCAAAGCCCCCAGATAAGAAGAGGAAAGAGCGTCAGGCAGCCCGACAGACCACCAGGGGAAGCGG GTATGACGACTACTACTATTACCCACCTCCTCGCATGCCACCACCTGGCCGAGGAAGGGGCCGTGGTGGCCGAGGGGGCTATTCTTATGCTCCTGATTATTATGGCTATGAGGACTACTATGATGACTACTATGGCTATGACTATCATGACTACCGTGGCGGCTATGAGGACCCTTACTATGGCTATGAAGATATGTACAGCATGAGGAGCCGTGGTACCCGCCCCAACAGGGGTGGACCTCCACCCCCAAGGGCTCGTGGAGCTCCTCCAACACGAGGCCGGGGCGGCTTTGCCCAAAGAGGGCCACCCCTTGGTGGCCCGCGTGGTGCTCGGGGAGGACGGGGAGCACCCTTCCAGCCTCAGAGGGGCCGTGGTCCTCGCGGTGCCAGAGGCAATCGCGGGGGCAACGTTGGCGGAAAGAGGAAGGCAGATGTATTTAACCAGCCTGACTCCAAGCGCCGCCAGACCAACAACCAACAGAACTGGGGGTCCCAGCCCATCGCCCAGCAGCCCCTGCAGCAAGGGGCCGACTATTCCG GTTTTTACGTAACCTAA
- the LOC124879235 gene encoding heterogeneous nuclear ribonucleoprotein R isoform X1 gives MAAAEVNGSSAPTKEEEEPMDVTTTHTENYQTLLDAGLPQKVAESLDNIFQTGLVAYADLDERAIDALREFNEEGALTVLQQFKESDLSHVQNKSAFLCGVMKTYRQREKQGSKVQESTKGPDEAKIKALLERTGYTLDVTTGQRKYGGPPPESVFTGTQPGIGTEVFVGKIPRDLYEDELVPLFESAGPIWDLRLMMDPLSGQNRGYAFITYCNKDDAQKAVKLCDNHEIRPGKYLGVCISVANNRLFVGSIPKNKTRDSILEDFGKVTEGLQDVILYHQPDDKKKNRGFCFLEYEDHKSAAQARRRLMSGKVKVWGNPVTVEWADPVAEPDPEVMAKVKVLFVRKLATAVTEELLEKTFSQFGKLERVKKLKDYAFVHFEDRDAAVKAMEEMNGKELGGEEIEIVLAKPPDKKRKERQAARQTTRGSGYDDYYYYPPPRMPPPGRGRGRGGRGGYSYAPDYYGYEDYYDDYYGYDYHDYRGGYEDPYYGYEDMYSMRSRGTRPNRGGPPPPRARGAPPTRGRGGFAQRGPPLGGPRGARGGRGAPFQPQRGRGPRGARGNRGGNVGGKRKADVFNQPDSKRRQTNNQQNWGSQPIAQQPLQQGADYSGNYGYSNDTMEFSQDSYGQQWK, from the exons ATGGCTGCCGCTGAGGTGAATGGTAGCTCTGCTCCAacaaaggaggaagaggaaccCATGGATGTGACAACAACACATACAGAAAACTACCAAACTCTCCTTGATGCTGGGCTGCCCCAGAAAGTGGCTGAAAGTCTAGATAATATCTTCCAAACAG GCCTGGTGGCGTATGCAGACCTGGATGAAAGGGCTATTGATGCTCTGCGAGAGTTCAATGAAGAGGGAGCGCTTACTGTGCTGCAACAATTCAAAGAAAGTGACTTATCCCATGTTCAG AATAAAAGTGCTTTCCTTTGTGGGGTCATGAAGACATACAGGCAGCGAGAAAAACAAGGAAGCAAGGTCCAAGAGTCAACTAAGGGTCCAGATGAGGCAAAAATAAAG GCTCTGTTGGAGCGGACAGGCTACACTCTGGATGTGACGACAGGGCAGAGGAAGTACGGCGGTCCTCCCCCTGAGAGTGTGTTCACGGGCACACAACCAGGGATTGGAACTGAG GTGTTTGTTGGAAAAATCCCCAGGGATCTATATGAAGATGAGCTTGTGCCCCTCTTTGAGTCTGCTGGTCCCATCTGGGACCTGAGGTTAATGATGGACCCCCTATCTGGTCAGAACAGGGGTTATGCTTTCATCACTTACTGTAACAAAGATGATGCGCAAAAGGCTGTGAAGCTT tGTGATAACCATGAAATCCGCCCTGGGAAGTACTTGGGAGTGTGTATATCTGTTGCAAACAATCGCCTGTTTGTTGGATCGATTCCAAAGAACAAGACAAGAGACAGTATATTAGAAGACTTTGGCAAAGTCACAG AGGGCCTGCAAGATGTGATCTTGTATCACCAGCCGGATGACAAGAAGAAGAACCGTGGCTTCTGTTTCCTTGAGTATGAGGATCACAAGTCTGCAGCTCAGGCACGTCGCCGTCTAATGAGTGGGAAGGTCAAAGTTTGGGGTAACCCAGTCACAGTGGAGTGGGCTGACCCTGTCGCTGAACCTGACCCAGAAGTTATGGCTAAG GTAAAagttctctttgtgagaaagcTGGCTACAGCTGTGACTGAGGAGCTCCTTGAGAAGACATTCTCTCAGTTTGGGAAGCTAGAACGAGTGAAAAAGCTGAAAGATTACGCATTTGTCCATTTTGAAGATCGGGATGCTGCTGTAAAG GCTATGGAAGAGATGAACGGTAAGGAGCTCGGAGGGGAGGAAATCGAGATCGTTCTGGCAAAGCCCCCAGATAAGAAGAGGAAAGAGCGTCAGGCAGCCCGACAGACCACCAGGGGAAGCGG GTATGACGACTACTACTATTACCCACCTCCTCGCATGCCACCACCTGGCCGAGGAAGGGGCCGTGGTGGCCGAGGGGGCTATTCTTATGCTCCTGATTATTATGGCTATGAGGACTACTATGATGACTACTATGGCTATGACTATCATGACTACCGTGGCGGCTATGAGGACCCTTACTATGGCTATGAAGATATGTACAGCATGAGGAGCCGTGGTACCCGCCCCAACAGGGGTGGACCTCCACCCCCAAGGGCTCGTGGAGCTCCTCCAACACGAGGCCGGGGCGGCTTTGCCCAAAGAGGGCCACCCCTTGGTGGCCCGCGTGGTGCTCGGGGAGGACGGGGAGCACCCTTCCAGCCTCAGAGGGGCCGTGGTCCTCGCGGTGCCAGAGGCAATCGCGGGGGCAACGTTGGCGGAAAGAGGAAGGCAGATGTATTTAACCAGCCTGACTCCAAGCGCCGCCAGACCAACAACCAACAGAACTGGGGGTCCCAGCCCATCGCCCAGCAGCCCCTGCAGCAAGGGGCCGACTATTCCGGTAACTATGGTTACAGTAATGATACCATGGAGTTTTCACAGGATTCTTATGGGCAACAGTGGAAGTAG
- the atp5if1a gene encoding ATPase inhibitor A, mitochondrial has translation MARLFLRGSLQRCIATQIRMSSDQLGELGKGAGKGGGGGGYVRSAGGAFGKREAAEEERYFRQREREQLEALRKHHTEEIEHHKKEVERLQREIDRHKGKIRKLSHDD, from the exons ATGGCGCGACTGTTTCTGAGGGGAAGCCTGCAGAGGTGCATAGCCACCCAGATCAGGATGTCATCTGACCAG CTTGGTGAGCTGGGCAAAGGAGCAGGgaaaggtggaggtggtgggggATATGTGAGGTCGGCAGGAGGTGCGTTTGGAAAGCGGGAAGCTGCAGAAGAGGAGCGGTACTTCAG gcagagggagagagagcagTTGGAGGCTCTGAGGAAGCACCACACAGAGGAGATTGAGCACCACAAGAAGGAGGTTGAACGCCTACAAAGAGAGATTGACCGCCACAAGGGCAAAATTAGAAAGCTGTCACATGACGATTGA